The genomic segment TCGGCCCCTAAAATACTATCAAGACGCCCCAATTCCTTCTTGCTTCTATCAATCGCATGTGATTCAGCGCTTTGTGCCATCAAGTCATACTCTGTGTCAATCAAACTCAAGATATTTTCATCTAGTTTTAAATGCATGACACGGCTTTCATAATAGACGGGCCGAGTGGCGCCATCTTCAACCGCCTGTGTCATATCGTAAACATCAATGTAATTACCAAAAACCTCTGTTGTAGACTTATCTTTAGTAGAAATAGGCGTTCCAGTAAATCCAATATAAGTCGCATTAGGCAAGCTATCTCTAATCAATCTGGCTGCTCCGACGACTAGTTTCGCTTCTCTTTCTCCATCTTTTCCTTTGGTCATTTTAATCTTTTCTTCAAGTCCATACTGACCACGATGAGCCTCATCAGCCATGACAACAATGTTTCTTCTATCAGAAAGCGCCTCTTCTGACTCTGAAAACTTCTGCATAGTTGTAAATATAATGCCATTGGCTTGGCGACCAGTCAATAGTTCTTTCAGATGCAAACGGCTCTCTGCCCGAATCGGTGTCTGTCTCAGAAAATCTTGGCATTTGGAAAACTGTCCATATAACTGTTCGTCCAAATCATTTCGATCAGTCAAAACGACAATAGTTGGCGAGTCTAAAACTTTCTGCAGCAGATGAGCATAGAAAACCATTGATAGCGATTTCCCGCTTCCCTGTGTATGCCAAAAAACACCACCGCGACCATCACTCTTGGTTGCATTCAAGGTCGAAATAGCAGCTTTATTAACCGCAAAATACTGGTGGTAAGCTGCCAAAATCTTAGCATCCTCAGAAAAGCAAATAAAATTCTTTAAAATATCCAAGAATCTCGTTTTATCAAATATGCCCTCAATAAAGGTTGTAAAATTAGCATATTGCGTATCTTCAAAACTACCATCAGTAGTCTTCCACTCCATAAAGCGGTCTTCACCAGCAGTAATTGTCCCCGCCTTTGAAGTGGCTAGATCCGTCATTACACAAAAAGCATTATAGTTGAATAACGTTGGAATTTCTTTCTGATATGTTTTAAGCTGACGGTAGGCATCAGAAGCATCTGTTTCTTGGCGAGAAGGACTTTTCAACTCAAAAACAACTACTGGCAAACCATTCAAAAACACTATAATATCAGGGCGCTTATTGCTTTTTTCCACGATAGCCCATTGATTGATAACTGTAAAGCTATTATTATGGACATTCTCAAAATCAGCCAAATAAACGAGGCTGGACCGTATTTTTCCTTGATAAAAATAGGAAACTTCAATACCATTTTGCAGATAATCTGTGAAAACCTTATTTTTTTGAAGCAAGGACCCTGTCTCAAAACGCTGCAGCTTTTCAATAGCAGCCTGAATCGCACCAGTCGGCAACTTAGCATTAATCCTCTCCAAAGCAGGACGAAGTTCCTCCATGTATAAAGGCAGTTTATAGTCACGCTCTACATCTGGACCATAAACATATGAATAGCCCAGACTATCACGAAAAAGTTCAATAACCGCATTTTCATAGTTGTCTTCAGTAAATCCCATAATGTAGCTCCTATATCACTTTTAACTTACAGGCCCAATCGTTTATATACCGCATCTTTATAACAGTAAGAACTTATTTCTCCATTTTTAAGGTATTGCTCATGCGATTTTGGCCAATTCTCAAGAGCATATTGCATCATTTTGCTTCCAAAAGGAATGAATATTGCCAACTGTCCATTCAAACTTGACGGACACAATTCATCTTTCCTTTTGTTTTTATTTAGATTAACACAGAT from the Streptococcus constellatus subsp. constellatus genome contains:
- a CDS encoding type I restriction endonuclease subunit R — translated: MGFTEDNYENAVIELFRDSLGYSYVYGPDVERDYKLPLYMEELRPALERINAKLPTGAIQAAIEKLQRFETGSLLQKNKVFTDYLQNGIEVSYFYQGKIRSSLVYLADFENVHNNSFTVINQWAIVEKSNKRPDIIVFLNGLPVVVFELKSPSRQETDASDAYRQLKTYQKEIPTLFNYNAFCVMTDLATSKAGTITAGEDRFMEWKTTDGSFEDTQYANFTTFIEGIFDKTRFLDILKNFICFSEDAKILAAYHQYFAVNKAAISTLNATKSDGRGGVFWHTQGSGKSLSMVFYAHLLQKVLDSPTIVVLTDRNDLDEQLYGQFSKCQDFLRQTPIRAESRLHLKELLTGRQANGIIFTTMQKFSESEEALSDRRNIVVMADEAHRGQYGLEEKIKMTKGKDGEREAKLVVGAARLIRDSLPNATYIGFTGTPISTKDKSTTEVFGNYIDVYDMTQAVEDGATRPVYYESRVMHLKLDENILSLIDTEYDLMAQSAESHAIDRSKKELGRLDSILGADQTISALCEDIITHYEENRAQELTGKAMIVAYSRPIAMKIYRTLLEKRPNWTEKIGVVMTSSNNDPEEWHDIVGNKRHKEEMAKKFKDNESPFKIAIVVDMWLTGFDVPSLATMYVYKPMQGHNLMQAIARVNRVYKNKEGGLVVDYIGIASALKQAMNDYTNRDKGNFGDTDIAKTALPKFVEKLEVCRDLFYGFDYSEFMLSKSSDLIRAKTISGGVNFLSSVDKEKKKELFIKESLLLRQALSLCRSLLTPEQRFEAAYFEAVRTLLTRITGEGKKLSLKDINDRINELLKASIKSEGVINLFSDIDTGFSLFDPKFLDEISKMKEKNIAVELLKKLLQEQITLYQRTNLVKSEKFSEILSRAMRAYLNGMLSNEEVIAELMKMAKEMAKAHEEGDSLGLTDEELAFYDALTQPQAVKDFYENDELVTMTHELTETLRKSRTIDWQKKHSARARMRMLVKRLLRKYKYPPEGVEDAIVTVIKQCEMWTDNPDNNYESYSFLDGLMIAEK